A genomic segment from Truepera sp. encodes:
- a CDS encoding nuclease-related domain-containing protein yields MDKAEKRSPLRAPPVRLPGQSVSEEIERVRDVALGDNFVLLAITAGVTAMTGVQWLLGTPPKVLFFVSLASFVGSLVYVVPRMKRAREQVRRLRQGQAGERAVAEYLDTLRDPSVRALHDLVGDNFNVDHVVVAPQGIFVLETKTISKPVNRDVRVVFNGELVTLDGYVPPRNPVVQVKAAATWVRRLLKEALDRDYAVRPVLLFPGWFVERTEAAKRSPVWVLEPKAFGPFLRKEPVVLSESEVAQVVYFLKRYSRATPERV; encoded by the coding sequence GTGGATAAAGCTGAGAAGCGGTCCCCATTGCGGGCACCGCCTGTTCGCTTGCCGGGTCAGTCGGTTTCCGAAGAGATCGAGCGGGTGCGCGATGTTGCACTCGGAGACAACTTCGTGCTACTTGCAATTACTGCCGGCGTGACGGCGATGACTGGCGTGCAGTGGTTGCTTGGGACACCACCGAAGGTGCTGTTCTTCGTATCACTAGCCTCTTTCGTGGGGAGCCTGGTGTACGTGGTCCCGCGCATGAAGCGGGCGCGGGAGCAAGTGAGGCGCCTGCGGCAGGGACAGGCAGGTGAGCGGGCCGTCGCAGAGTACCTGGACACGTTGCGCGACCCGAGCGTCCGAGCGCTGCACGACCTCGTGGGGGATAACTTCAACGTCGATCACGTGGTGGTGGCCCCACAGGGCATCTTCGTACTCGAGACGAAGACTATCTCGAAGCCGGTGAACCGAGACGTGCGGGTGGTATTCAACGGCGAGCTCGTGACGCTGGATGGTTACGTGCCGCCCCGCAACCCGGTGGTGCAAGTAAAGGCCGCGGCGACGTGGGTGCGGCGCTTGCTGAAGGAAGCCTTGGATCGCGATTACGCCGTGCGGCCGGTGCTCTTGTTCCCGGGATGGTTCGTGGAGAGGACGGAGGCGGCGAAGCGCTCGCCGGTCTGGGTGCTGGAGCCGAAGGCGTTCGGGCCGTTCCTGCGTAAGGAGCCGGTGGTGCTGAGCGAATCGGAGGTGGCTCAGGTGGTGTACTTCCTGAAGCGCTACAGCCGGGCGACGCCGGAGCGGGTGTGA